One Microcaecilia unicolor chromosome 8, aMicUni1.1, whole genome shotgun sequence DNA window includes the following coding sequences:
- the LOC115476446 gene encoding lipopolysaccharide-induced tumor necrosis factor-alpha factor homolog, producing MQAPGSYQSIPAGYPTATAPPSYEEATVPQYGPAPGSGMKNMGDPAYNAQPMPMPMPVPVANAVTVQTVFVQQPVSFYDRPVQMTCPSCHEMIVTHLSYNAGALTWLSCGGLCILGCAFGCCLIPFCVDALQDVDHYCPNCKALLGTYKRL from the exons ATGCAGGCTCCAGGCTCTTATCAGTCTATTCCAGCTGGATACCCCACTGCAACAGCTCCTCCTTCATACGAAGAAGCGACAGTCCCCCAATATGGCCCTGCTCCTGGATCAGGCATGAAGAATATGGGTGACCCTGCATATAATGCACAACCCATGCCTATGCCTATGCCTGTACCTGTAGCCAATGCtg TTACTGTTCAGACTGTATTCGTGCAGCAACCAGTATCGTTTTATGACCGGCCTGTTCAGATGACCTGCCCTTCCTGCCATGAAATGATAGTGACCCATCTATCATATAATGCAGGAGCACTGACCTGGCTATCCTGTGGGGGCCTCTGCATATTAGG GTGTGCGTTCGGATGCTGTTTGATTCCTTTCTGCGTTGATGCCCTCCAGGATGTGGATCATTATTGCCCAAACTGTAAAGCACTGCTTGGCACCTACAAACGTCTATAG